A genome region from Acidobacteriota bacterium includes the following:
- the rbsK gene encoding ribokinase codes for MKQARIVVVGSSNTDLIVQTERIPAPGETVMGGHLTTAAGGKGANQAVAAARLGAQVTFVARLGADDFGKQALRKLEDEGIDCSHVQLDPGLPSGAALIIVEKGGQNAIAVAPGANSELSPGDVDRAGGKLGRAQALLLQLEVPMETVRHAAALGRREGLIVILNPAPAQRLEPELLGQLSVLTPNESEAEILSGLKVEDESSARRAARRMREMGASSVVITLGDKGAYLLSEDQAMLIPAPKVNAVDATAAGDAFNGALACALADGLPLSEAVSRANIAGAFSVTRLGAQPSLPTRRELEGFQRD; via the coding sequence ATGAAACAGGCGCGCATCGTGGTGGTGGGGAGTTCCAACACCGACTTGATCGTCCAAACCGAACGCATTCCAGCGCCGGGAGAGACGGTGATGGGAGGCCACTTGACCACCGCCGCGGGCGGCAAGGGAGCCAATCAGGCGGTGGCCGCCGCCCGGCTGGGGGCTCAGGTGACCTTTGTGGCGCGGCTGGGAGCCGACGACTTCGGCAAGCAGGCGCTGCGCAAGCTTGAGGACGAGGGCATCGATTGTTCCCATGTCCAGCTCGACCCCGGACTTCCCTCGGGCGCCGCCCTGATCATCGTCGAGAAGGGGGGCCAGAACGCCATCGCCGTGGCACCGGGCGCCAACAGCGAACTGTCTCCCGGCGACGTCGACCGGGCCGGCGGGAAACTGGGCCGGGCCCAAGCCTTGCTGCTGCAGCTCGAGGTGCCTATGGAGACGGTCCGCCATGCGGCAGCTTTGGGAAGGCGCGAGGGGCTCATCGTCATTCTCAACCCGGCGCCTGCCCAAAGGCTCGAGCCGGAGTTGCTCGGTCAGCTCAGCGTCCTCACGCCCAACGAGAGCGAAGCCGAGATCCTCAGCGGACTCAAAGTGGAGGACGAGTCCTCGGCCCGGCGCGCCGCCCGGCGGATGCGCGAGATGGGAGCGTCCAGCGTGGTGATCACCTTGGGGGACAAGGGCGCCTACCTGCTCAGCGAAGACCAGGCCATGCTCATCCCCGCCCCCAAGGTAAACGCCGTCGACGCCACCGCCGCCGGCGACGCCTTCAACGGAGCCCTGGCCTGCGCCCTGGCCGACGGACTCCCCCTGTCCGAAGCCGTCTCCCGCGCCAACATCGCCGGAGCCTTCTCCGTCACCCGCCTGGGCGCCCAGCCCTCCCTCCCCACCCGCCGGGAATTGGAAGGTTTTCAGCGCGATTGA
- a CDS encoding nucleoside hydrolase — MARGFWIDTDAGSDDVVALLMALRHSDAEVLGISVVSGNVPLPQGMRNTLYTVELCGEQAAVFAGAERPLMRRPVDAAFFHGRDGLGDRHYPPPAGQAARGHAVEALLSACRRHPGLTLVTLGPLTNVAQALLREPRMARNVGRCVIMGGAACTVGNVTPAAEYNMWVDPEAARIVFFSGLPIEMVGWELCRGEANLSEAEMEEIRALDTPLAHFALDCNEVAIRANRRQSGDIGLALPDPVAMSLALNPALGLRRSRHYVQVETQSELTRGMTVVDQLGVVSDERNRAAWEELLEGGPNAEVHWRLDIPGFKKLLKDSLQ, encoded by the coding sequence ATGGCGCGAGGGTTTTGGATCGATACCGATGCGGGATCGGATGACGTGGTGGCGCTGCTGATGGCGTTGCGCCATAGCGATGCCGAGGTGCTGGGCATCAGCGTGGTTTCGGGGAATGTTCCCTTGCCCCAGGGGATGCGCAATACGCTCTATACCGTTGAGTTGTGCGGGGAGCAGGCCGCGGTTTTTGCCGGGGCCGAGCGTCCGCTGATGCGCCGGCCGGTGGACGCGGCCTTCTTCCACGGTCGTGACGGATTGGGTGATCGGCATTATCCGCCCCCCGCGGGGCAAGCCGCCCGGGGGCATGCGGTGGAGGCCCTGCTTTCGGCGTGCCGGCGCCATCCGGGATTGACGCTGGTGACCTTGGGGCCGCTGACCAATGTGGCCCAGGCGCTCTTGCGGGAGCCGCGGATGGCCCGGAACGTGGGTCGCTGCGTCATCATGGGAGGCGCGGCCTGCACCGTGGGCAATGTGACTCCCGCCGCCGAGTACAATATGTGGGTAGATCCCGAGGCGGCGCGGATCGTGTTTTTCTCGGGCCTGCCCATCGAAATGGTGGGATGGGAGTTGTGCCGTGGGGAGGCCAATCTGAGCGAGGCGGAGATGGAGGAGATCAGGGCTCTCGACACGCCTTTGGCCCATTTCGCGCTGGACTGCAACGAGGTGGCCATCCGCGCCAATCGCCGCCAGTCGGGCGACATCGGACTGGCCCTTCCCGACCCGGTGGCCATGTCCTTGGCGCTGAACCCCGCGCTGGGGCTGCGCCGCAGCCGGCATTACGTTCAGGTGGAAACGCAGAGCGAACTGACGCGCGGGATGACGGTGGTCGACCAGCTCGGCGTGGTTTCCGACGAACGCAACCGCGCCGCCTGGGAAGAGCTGCTGGAGGGCGGGCCTAACGCCGAAGTCCACTGGCGACTCGACATTCCCGGCTTCAAGAAGCTGCTCAAGGATTCGCTGCAATGA